The stretch of DNA GATgccaataatatatattatcatcttCATGAATTTAATTGTGCAAGGTAATTACACGATTACTTATAATGtaacgtatataaaaatatccgtTATCtttgttaactttttttaattgaattttttaaggtaaacttttatttttagaaaaaaattaatatagtgttataaggatatttttttaaacaaaattaatatgcaattgATAATGGATATagttgattataaattaaacttatttgtTTAGATGTTTCAATGAGTGATGTACCGAGCACAACAACTGCAacaagtaaaaattacattcagAATGATAAATCAACAAAGACAAACGAAAAAAATCAAGATGTAAAACTTCTAGCAGTTATCACAATTACAGTTTTGTGTACATTAGCCTCGGCAATACTCTTATATTGTGTGCATTGTCTGCATTGTTGGTGAGTtgatttcattttatatttatattaataatttgatgatacatttttatgattaattatttataaaattgaaaaacccaaccaaaaatattagtaaaaatatattaatattttattatttaattttttactaaaagttttgttaaactaaaaataataataatattaattattaaagcaaattattctacaattaaaaataaataaattaaacaagcaatttatctaattgtaataaaattgttattaatatggTAAATGTGCTCTTGAgtatttttgttcaaaataacaaagttaagaaggtaattatttttactgctATCTGTCTAAAAACTTATATGTTACGGTATTCTCAATATTATTAGGTTGTTCATATATAACatacaacaatatatattgatatttatgcACATTTGATtgcaaaaagaataattatcaatGATTTTAAACGCAGGGCAAGTTATAAACTGAGTTTTAGCAAAGGCGCTAAAACTATTCAACCAAACATTACAATACAAGACAACAGTGACCGTATAAGCGCGGATCTGTATGAAATGATGGATGTAAGTgtaatatatgatacattacatAGAaggtatttattatgtattaataaagttgatctctaatatttataatatacatgtgagtatagatacatataaaatttgtcataCTAGAgcattgtttatttaaacaaataattattaaaaaattacttatatttcATCTTTTACAGATGTCACATAGATGGAAGTTATTCTGATACGTAAGCATAAATACCTTCTATACTGAGTTCGATTGTTCGATAAATTCTGGtacgtttaatattttaccattAATGTGTTATTTTAAACTTGTATAATGTTTTactatttgtaaaatttttataacagatAAATGCTTTATTCAGCTCGATTCTCGACTTGAAGTTTCCCGGACAATGCATTTCATgcaatacaaaatatgtatataagataGGATATCTTTGGTAAATTTATCGCGTAGAAAATGATAGAGAAATCCCTTATTGATTATAAGAAGACTCAACACCGCAGAAGCAATATCGTGATGATATGTTTACTGTGAttgttaacattaattattacattactaGATATGTGACCATTTTAATTGTTCACCAGAAATGTtcataaaaaatgctaaatttaatatttttcttttaaattattcgtgttttgttttagttttaatcgtaatattttaacttttctttatcTAATAACGATGctagtaattaaatatttaaaaaatagtagaaAACAGACAGTTTCGATTAATGACTAATgatcgataaattaaaataaaaatataaagcactTTAGCACTTTTCTGATAAATCTGTTGAGTAACTTCttatcgaataattattttcactacatattaaatttaattaattgttagaaaatgtaaatcttAATTTTCATTAGAGGCCAcgtctttattatataaaattcttgtaAATGCATAACTTAACGTACTTTTCagcttttatacttttatacttttaacttGTTTTCAACAAagtttgaatataaatttgaaaaaaaaattattaaataattgcaaagatttaaaattttaataataattgagaaagtaaagaaaaataattaattaaactaaatacTATATAAATGATAGCTTtaacaataaagaaatattgttaataattatatattcttaataaaaataaatttcaaatttattttaggttTAAAAtaagacagaaaaaaattgtatttttttcttcttatttaaataaaaattatatattcaccaagagtatttcaattataattttaatgctaaAAATAGACGCTGGCCATTAATAAATCTGAAAGACTAGCCTTAAtgttattcaataaataatttaatctgtatctttttgttttcttcaCGTATAACTTGTAATAAAATCTGTTATTTAATCTGCTTTAAGCAATTTATGTGTTAGagtacacggagaaaattttattacaaaaattactatgtacggtagtAGCCGCGAAAGCGGTAgccatgaaaaaattataaaaatttttattgtttttcacatagtaaaaattttcggtttGCAGCTTCATGGTCCGCGGTTaatgccgtacatagtaattttttatataaaattttctccgcgtacgtattatatattacattttcatcattgtttatattcttttctgattaattatttctgtaacaaaaattgtaaacaaatataaatattacaaataaaaaaatttatcggcTTACTTTTGCCATCAATGCATTATTTCTTAACAACATtaacgtaaaattaattattattaataaatttgcatttaaaaaattaaaagagatatataCCATACATATAGTTGTAGAATATCAAAGGACAAGTGATTGTGACACGTTgctaatcaaattaaaatatcacaagaaataaagatttaagaaaTTCAGATAGTTTACAAAAGACTGAATGAGTATATTGAacgagtatatttttataaaaaaaattaataattaataaattattataaaagaaaagtaaaaaaataattattaaattaatgaatatataaataatagttttacaaataaagaaatattgttaataaataagtattctcaataaaaataaattctgaattttgttttacgttttaaataagatgaaagtattatattttctttttatttgaaaagaaattgaGTGACgttctcttttaaaaaattcattttgtaAAGAATCTACAAAAAGAGTAAACGTCTACataatttcgaaatttgtattaaagaCAGCGTTCGTAAGATAGTAGTACACGACAATATTATGATCATCTAAGAATGAATAACTTCGTATAGCAAAGTAAGCCAATAGAATTTATACAAATGGCCgaattatatttaagtatCTGGTATGTATTATCTACAGGTGAAACACTTCTCACCGTAGTATGATACAGAGAGCATAACAAGAAGTAAGCAACACGAAGGCAGGCAAATCTCAAATTCGTGAGTAagtaatatgataaaataaaaactgattttaatattgaatttattaaataaagtatagtATATTTCTTAATAGAGAAGAATTTCTTAATgtagtttttttatagttcctcgcgtttcaaaatatttttatgttactttTTAGTGGAAGTATCGCCGGCACGTAGATATTgccaaacatttttaaaaaattcctttAGAATTTACGCTTTTTCTCTCAATGGTTAGTCACTAATTGTCAGCATTTATAAAAGTGCtgttatgtattttgaattttgtgatattttatgcCGTAATATTGGATGAAATACATTATATGTTAACAGTTTGAATAGTACAGAGCAAAGTCGACAATggaatcgattattttttaacaataaaattattatcagtaatatctattgtgtaatattaattaagagtTCAAAGTATACTAACTATCTACATAAAGTTTTACGTTTATTATGCTGTTgaatgttgaatttttatttacatacggaaaagttattaaataaattttctgaaatatgtGTATTGCGTTGAAAATTGTTGTCTAAaattcaaaactttttattgtcACGACCTTgtcaaatattaacaaatactttttttcacgCATATTAAACATCATCTTGTTTGTTGGCTTCTTGATCTTTAATTGATTTACTTTTCATAGCCGTGatgttcttttatttcgtACAAATATCcacgttttaataaaaaatgtattctatacattatttatttgtatacaatctaaattttaatctaattttctcTGTCGTATCtcttcattgaaaatttaatttttttgtacgtaCATTTCAAAGTTTccttatgtaaaataattattattggttTCAGGAAATTAAGGCGTTATTGCAGCATTGATATTAGTTCAGTAAAGAAAACTGCAACcgcattttcttaattttctaCTTAATCGAGAAATAAGAACTAAACGTGAATTTAAAATGCTTAtgttgcaattaatatatgcCATCATcaacatctttatttttactacaGGTAATGATATgatcatttaaattatttagatcgTAATACTACATATCCATAATCATTGCTTCCATtgactttttttctattatcttttatttctttattattcattttaaatgcaataagtaatatatatctggatatttaataaactataCCTTTTATTTAGTAATAGTAGCAAAATAGGAAAAAAGTATGAGTAATTGCTACATAAGgctataaaatattaccataatattttaattttgtgctGTTTGGGAATGatacatatatgaaaaaatagctCATACTATATTTGAGATTATAATAActaagttaatataataaataaaaatgttattcttagtaaaattaatatttattaataatgaatataactAATcgtaatttgaatttatttttctagatGCTCTAACGGAAAATATATCGAACGATGTagctataaaaaatgttactgTAAGCAACACAACTGCAACAGTGATAGATATAATAACTACAACACCTAAACCAGACATTGATAATATTGCGACAATTAATCCAGCTTTAATATCTGAAACAGACATTGATAATACTATAACAATTAATCTAACTAATATCCAAAATTATCCAACATCCAAAGCAGAGATTGAGAATATTACTacaacaaataatgtaactacGCCAAGCAATGTAACTACACCAAGCAATCTAACTACAACATCCAAAGTAGACGTTAAGAATATTACtacaacaaataatataactaCACTATGCAATGTAACTACAACATTCAAAGCAGACACTGAAAATAATACATCAAGCAATGGTACATGCAAGGAAACAGAATATACAaggaggaaatattttttgacgtATCTAATTACACTAcccaaaaatattaagaatttgaCGTACTTGGACATATTCGCTCCAAGTGCATGTATTTTACTTATCGGCTTCATAGTAACACTGATCGTTTTTGTTCTGCAGTGGtaagttaatttttctgaacatctatgttaataattttacaatatattaatatatctaaataattcgcagataattgaaaaaaatagtcaaaaatattaacatcaaaaaaaatttttttttcattgtttaatttctttaaaattaattatgttaaactagagaaacaaataataagaGTAATCATTATAAGAGCAAATTctgaaattagaaataaattatagtaaatctagcaacatttatttaacttcaataaaattgttattaatgtgataaatgtgcttgaaatttttgtttcttaaagACAGAACTAagaaaatagttatttttttgtgttatcTGTCACAAAATTCTCACACATTAGGatatttttgacataattaaattatttatatacaataaaaatatatatatatatacgcagtTTAATAAGATATCATACGGAGACTAGAGAATTTTCTTCTATACGCGTCAATAGGAGCATTTTTATTCGGCGAGCAggatttaatgatttaatgatTCAACCAGTAACTGTTGTACGTCTACAAACTCAAGAGGATTAAAGAAGCAGTGAATACATATAACGCACACAAAAGGTGCGTATATCACACATTTTAGCATAGTAGAATtaatacatagaatatatgagtatccaaatatattttaaccaACAAACCTCCCAGATAACACATTTCTTAAAATGCGTAACTTTATTATAAGACAAgacattttcttaataaatttataatgtaaaaataataaaaaaagttagcactataaaataatatgtttaaagaAGATCCGTATCAATCAATACCGtaagcaatatttttactgCAATTAGTtaccaaattataaaattatgttataactAGTTGctcatgattaaaaatatatccaatACGATACgctaaaattaatagataaagtaataaattagcataaagtaataaattagtaTATGAATTTTGGCATCTTTCTGGTAAATTtgttaagtaaattttttgttaattattttatattattatgtaataaaaattcagttagttttaaacaaaattaaattaacacatTTCCAAGagacatatttattatctttgttatcaaaatattattataaacacattatttttactttttgactttatatttttataggttttttttaggaaattttGACTATAATatgtgaattttataaaaattatttttttgacattaaaaatagaCACTGGCCCTAATCAGTTAAAAAGGGTGGAATTAGTATTATTggagaattaatttaatttgcattctCTCATATTTTCTtcctgtaaaaattattacataataatattaaaagtatgcTAAAGCTAATATACTTGCtaatatgtgtaaaatatat from Linepithema humile isolate Giens D197 chromosome 2, Lhum_UNIL_v1.0, whole genome shotgun sequence encodes:
- the LOC105671625 gene encoding uncharacterized protein — protein: MDILMPIIYIIIFMNLIVQDVSMSDVPSTTTATSKNYIQNDKSTKTNEKNQDVKLLAVITITVLCTLASAILLYCVHCLHCWASYKLSFSKGAKTIQPNITIQDNSDRISADLYEMMDMSHRWKLF